In the Wyeomyia smithii strain HCP4-BCI-WySm-NY-G18 chromosome 2, ASM2978416v1, whole genome shotgun sequence genome, one interval contains:
- the LOC129720097 gene encoding uncharacterized protein LOC129720097 — MDSDSTVTIQWLQVPSRTWKTFVANRVSNIQTLTHGYRWTHIPGKENPADLVSRGMAVGEFVSGELWKYGPAWLQSPEEKWPTPLPLHAPVDNIEARKIVATMVRAKPVVNSIFLRYSSFTLLVRVTAHCLQFIRLTRLKARTNPQSRPGTSQLLSVTQLEEAKVRLIQIAQADEFSQEIEELQAQKPLHKQSQIRALNPFIDQQGTIRVGGRLRLSDQPYSYKHPSLLPSFHPLSKLIAKFYHLKLLHGGGQLTLAAMRETYWPVRGKRLVRSVISNCLPCVRANPVPAHQRTGQLPIPRVTPSRPFTVTGVDYAGPVYLRPPHKRASPTKAYICIFVCFSTKAVHIELVSDLTTLAFLAAFRRFFSHRGLPAHVHSDNGKNSKGARNEICELYLWLNSKRNREGIETNLANNGVTWHMTPSKAPHFGGLWEAAVKSAKKHLHRQLANTRLSQIEASMNSRPLTPLTEDPNDFSALTPAHFLVGTTLHALPEPDLRCLPINRLDHYQQLETGGEPNICTSSRRITRFARQMKISSPVAWHLS, encoded by the coding sequence ATGGACTCGGATTCTACCGTCACGATTCAGTGGTTGCAAGTGCCATCTCGTACATGGAAGACGTTTGTTGCCAACCGGGTATCTAATATACAAACCCTGACACACGGCTATCGATGGACTCATATTCCAGGAAAGGAAAATCCCGCTGACTTGGTTTCCCGAGGAATGGCAGTTGGCGAATTTGTATCGGGTGAATTGTGGAAGTATGGACCAGCTTGGCTTCAGTCACCTGAAGAAAAATGGCCTACACCTCTTCCGCTTCATGCACCAGTCGACAACATCGAAGCCCGGAAGATAGTTGCTACAATGGTTCGAGCTAAACCAGTTGTTAATTCCATATTTCTTCGGTACTCGTCATTCACGCTGCTTGTACGAGTCACTGCTCATTGCCTGCAATTTATTCGCCTAACTCGATTAAAAGCTCGAACCAATCCACAATCCAGACCAGGTACCAGCCAGCTTTTGTCTGTAACGCAATTAGAAGAAGCAAAAGTGCGATTAATCCAGATTGCCCAAGCAGATGAATTCAGCCAGGAGATAGAAGAACTTCAAGCGCAAAAACCGCTACATAAGCAATCGCAAATTCGTGCACTTAATCCTTTCATAGACCAGCAAGGAACTATCAGAGTGGGGGGGAGGTTGAGACTGTCTGACCAGCCATATTCCTATAAACATCCATCCCTTTTGCCCAGCTTTCACCCACTGTCCAAATTAATCGCCAAATTCTACCATCTGAAACTGCTACACGGTGGTGGCCAACTAACACTTGCCGCCATGCGCGAAACATATTGGCCAGTTCGAGGCAAACGACTTGTGAGAAGTGTGATTAGTAATTGTCTCCCATGTGTACGAGCCAATCCCGTTCCGGCCCACCAACGCACAGGTCAACTTCCGATACCCCGTGTTACACCGAGCCGACCGTTCACCGTTACCGGTGTTGATTATGCCGGCCCCGTCTACTTACGCCCTCCACATAAGCGCGCATCCCCAACGAAAGCCTACATCTGCATCTTCGTTTGTTTCTCAACTAAAGCCGTCCACATTGAGTTGGTTTCGGATCTCACTACTTTGGCCTTTTTAGCAGCATTTCGACGTTTTTTCTCTCACAGAGGATTGCCTGCGCACGTACACTCCGACAACGGTAAAAATTCCAAAGGGGCGCGAAACGAAATATGCGAGCTGTACCTGTGGTTGAACAGCAAACGAAACAGAGAAGGGATCGAAACAAACCTAGCCAACAATGGCGTAACGTGGCATATGACACCCTCCAAGGCACCCCACTTTGGTGGCCTTTGGGAGGCAGCGGTAAAAAGCGCgaaaaaacatctgcatcggcAATTAGCTAACACTCGTCTGTCACAAATCGAAGCTAGCATGAACTCGCGACCGCTAACACCACTTACTGAGGACCCTAACGATTTTTCTGCGTTGACACCGGCGCACTTCTTGGTGGGAACCACACTGCATGCGCTGCCAGAACCAGACCTGCGATGCCTTCCGATTAACCGCCTGGATCACTATCAACAGCTGGAGACAGGTGGAGAACCGAATATTTGCACGAGCTCCAGAAGGATCACAAGATTTGCCAGGCAAATGAAGATATCGTCCCCGGTCGCTTGGCACTTGTCGTAG